In a genomic window of Shouchella clausii:
- a CDS encoding ATP-binding response regulator, producing the protein MSTKKQLLIVCVFLLTLLIIRLAWNAATGLPDQPTAKNGVLDLSDYAFSQPGYVSLEGEWQFTPQNDKEQTIKTLVAPSTQESEGTYQLDLHVQDTESFYGLYIHLPHGIFSVSANGQRLYQTSAENRDMSPVVLPSLQPDENGLIRLTLQMEEVALYSKYPTPRSLYFGPSKNIVGKNAIESLLQMAVAAIMIIHGIYACILKALKPTKKGILFFASAAFFAAAAVLLSDNKVLGYFIALNSEWDKRLTYFLYAGLSFSFLLFVLRTFAPSYKRTAIVATTLFGMYFTYLLFAPLAYFYKTSFLLSIALGVTFTMIAVIMLKVMLARVKGALLLYLAALAVASNVQWTILYGYVDRIATPTLMFYPVDLTVAFLCFSSFWFLRFFHAEDENAKLLTKLQREHKQKDQFLASTSHEMRNPLHGMMNIAQTVAAENKQVLDQKSQQSLELLVSIGRRMSYLLNDLIDLAVFKERKLTLQQEAIQLEPIIRRTVDTLNFLIDNEKTRFVVAIPNDFPLVFADANRVSQILFNLLHNAGKFTNEGTITIAASYSGKLATIRVTDTGKGMDQSTKARIFEPYEQGANADNEGLGLGLAICKELVEMHGGQINVVSSPGQGSSFSFTLPLAKSTNQQAIATALTTEQPNEAAAAQAPQQPEREAPFRILAVDDDPVNLKVLRHALSTKPYQLVTETSPKATLRKVTEERWDLVIADVMMPEMSGLELVKHIRQTYSVSELPILLVTARTQPEDIYAGFHAGANDYIGKPVDLIELQTRIEATLALKQAIEEQLRLEAAWLQAQIEPHFLFNTLNTIASLSTVDTDRMLDLIAEFGRYLRASFNEKNLSPVIPLSEELDLLRSYLYIEQERFGERLQVKWSIEEHVDCLVPPLSIQPLAENAILHGILKQEAGGTLEVHVYKKDGKVHIAIKDDGVGIDQDTLNTLFTQTKTTKKSIGLANTNLRLQKQLGNGLSVSSEIGKGTTVSFTAPLR; encoded by the coding sequence ATGTCCACTAAAAAACAGCTTCTTATCGTATGTGTATTTTTGCTTACTCTGCTTATCATTCGTTTAGCGTGGAACGCGGCGACAGGTTTGCCAGATCAACCAACCGCTAAAAACGGCGTTCTCGACTTAAGCGATTATGCTTTTTCCCAACCTGGTTATGTGTCACTGGAAGGAGAATGGCAGTTTACCCCGCAAAACGACAAAGAACAGACGATTAAAACACTTGTAGCACCGTCCACACAGGAATCAGAGGGCACGTACCAACTCGATTTGCATGTGCAGGACACAGAGAGCTTTTATGGCCTCTACATTCATTTGCCACATGGGATTTTTTCCGTGTCAGCAAATGGGCAACGCTTGTATCAAACTTCGGCGGAAAACCGGGATATGTCACCGGTGGTCCTTCCCTCCCTTCAACCGGACGAGAACGGGCTCATCCGCCTGACGCTTCAAATGGAGGAGGTGGCGCTTTATTCTAAGTATCCGACTCCACGTTCGCTTTATTTTGGCCCAAGTAAAAACATCGTTGGAAAAAATGCGATTGAATCGCTTTTGCAAATGGCTGTAGCCGCCATCATGATCATTCATGGCATCTATGCCTGTATATTAAAAGCGCTCAAACCTACAAAGAAAGGGATTCTCTTCTTTGCATCGGCCGCTTTCTTTGCGGCGGCGGCCGTCTTGTTATCAGACAACAAAGTGCTCGGCTACTTTATTGCGTTAAACAGTGAATGGGATAAGCGGTTGACGTACTTTTTGTACGCCGGACTATCGTTCTCGTTTTTGTTGTTCGTCTTGCGCACATTTGCTCCTTCTTACAAACGGACAGCCATTGTCGCTACCACACTGTTTGGCATGTATTTTACTTATCTTTTGTTTGCGCCGCTCGCTTATTTTTATAAAACAAGCTTTTTGTTGTCGATTGCTCTTGGGGTTACATTTACCATGATTGCTGTGATCATGTTGAAAGTGATGCTTGCCCGGGTAAAAGGGGCATTGCTTCTCTACTTAGCGGCGCTGGCTGTTGCCTCCAATGTCCAATGGACCATCCTATACGGGTACGTCGATCGTATTGCCACGCCAACACTAATGTTTTACCCTGTTGATTTAACAGTTGCGTTTCTATGTTTTTCAAGCTTTTGGTTTTTACGCTTCTTCCATGCCGAAGACGAAAATGCAAAACTGTTGACAAAACTACAACGAGAGCATAAACAGAAGGACCAATTTCTTGCTTCCACCTCCCATGAAATGCGGAACCCACTACATGGGATGATGAACATCGCCCAAACTGTCGCAGCAGAAAACAAACAAGTTCTTGACCAAAAAAGCCAACAGAGTTTAGAGTTGCTCGTTTCAATTGGCCGTCGCATGTCTTACTTGCTTAATGATTTAATCGACCTAGCTGTATTTAAAGAGCGAAAGTTGACATTGCAACAAGAAGCCATCCAACTTGAGCCAATCATTCGCCGGACTGTGGATACATTGAACTTCTTAATCGATAATGAAAAAACCCGTTTCGTTGTCGCTATCCCGAACGATTTTCCGCTTGTGTTTGCCGACGCAAATCGTGTAAGCCAAATTTTGTTTAACTTGCTCCACAATGCTGGCAAGTTTACGAACGAAGGCACGATCACGATTGCCGCTTCCTATTCAGGGAAGCTGGCAACGATCCGTGTCACCGACACAGGAAAAGGGATGGACCAAAGCACAAAGGCACGCATTTTTGAACCATATGAACAAGGGGCAAACGCTGACAACGAAGGGTTAGGGCTTGGACTGGCGATTTGTAAAGAGCTCGTTGAAATGCATGGCGGTCAAATCAACGTCGTCTCGTCGCCTGGCCAAGGTTCAAGCTTTTCCTTTACGTTGCCGCTAGCAAAAAGCACAAACCAACAAGCAATCGCCACCGCCCTAACAACTGAACAACCAAACGAAGCTGCCGCTGCCCAAGCGCCACAACAGCCTGAGAGGGAAGCGCCATTTCGGATACTGGCTGTTGACGACGACCCCGTCAACTTAAAAGTGTTGCGCCATGCCCTATCGACAAAGCCATACCAGCTGGTGACAGAAACGTCACCTAAAGCCACACTGCGAAAAGTAACAGAAGAGCGCTGGGATTTAGTGATTGCTGACGTGATGATGCCGGAAATGTCAGGCCTTGAGCTCGTCAAGCACATCCGTCAAACCTATTCCGTTTCCGAGTTGCCGATTTTGCTTGTTACAGCCCGGACACAACCAGAAGACATTTACGCTGGCTTTCACGCAGGGGCAAACGATTATATCGGCAAACCAGTCGATTTGATTGAACTACAAACACGAATTGAGGCCACACTCGCTTTAAAACAAGCGATTGAAGAACAGTTGCGTCTTGAAGCTGCTTGGTTGCAAGCGCAAATTGAACCACACTTTTTATTTAATACGCTAAACACCATTGCCTCCCTTAGCACTGTTGACACAGACAGGATGCTTGATTTAATCGCTGAATTTGGCCGCTATTTGCGCGCCAGCTTTAACGAAAAAAACCTGTCGCCTGTCATCCCGCTAAGTGAAGAACTCGACTTGCTCCGCTCCTATCTGTACATCGAACAAGAACGATTTGGCGAGCGTCTGCAAGTTAAATGGTCGATCGAAGAGCATGTTGATTGCCTGGTGCCGCCTCTTTCGATCCAGCCTCTTGCCGAAAACGCCATCCTTCATGGCATTTTAAAGCAAGAAGCAGGCGGAACATTAGAAGTGCATGTGTACAAAAAAGACGGAAAAGTGCACATCGCCATTAAAGACGACGGAGTCGGCATCGACCAAGACACACTGAATACACTCTTCACACAAACCAAAACAACGAAAAAAAGCATTGGCCTCGCCAATACGAACTTACGGCTCCAAAAGCAACTAGGAAACGGCCTTTCCGTCTCTAGCGAGATCGGCAAAGGCACGACCGTTTCCTTTACAGCGCCCCTTCGGTAA
- a CDS encoding response regulator, giving the protein MKAVLVDDEPHALTFLENQLLGVGDVEITGSFTSASTALDWVLSTPPDLLFLDIEIANVNGMELAETVLSKHPDIQIVFVTAYQEYAVKAFELNAVDYIMKPISKNRLKKTLERLQTKKQQESVPAEKTTICCLPSLQFFSGEKPIHIHWRTSKAKGLFLFLLHHLGHHVRKDVIIETFWPDSDYKKAYAQLYSTVYLIRKTLTSVFPSIQIDNFEQSYTLEVGDIHIDYLEWEKKWSQLPALSDGTLSAYLTLLDEYRGDYLREEDYLWAENKREHLKNLWRETATAVAIYLFERGQYEQAARLGQKIQEMYPFLEESYFMLMKIYAALNEPFYFERQYNKLVNMLDEEFAIDPSPELIKLRDECRKQLSE; this is encoded by the coding sequence ATGAAAGCTGTGCTCGTGGATGATGAGCCTCATGCACTGACTTTCTTGGAAAACCAGTTGCTTGGGGTTGGAGACGTTGAAATCACCGGATCATTTACTTCTGCTTCTACAGCGCTCGACTGGGTGCTGAGCACACCGCCAGACTTGTTGTTTTTGGATATTGAAATTGCCAATGTAAACGGCATGGAACTGGCCGAAACAGTTCTAAGCAAACACCCTGACATCCAAATTGTGTTTGTCACCGCCTACCAAGAATATGCAGTCAAAGCATTTGAATTAAATGCAGTCGATTACATCATGAAACCAATCAGCAAGAATAGACTAAAAAAGACGCTTGAACGCCTACAAACAAAAAAACAGCAGGAAAGTGTCCCTGCTGAAAAAACAACGATATGTTGCCTCCCTTCGTTACAATTCTTTTCTGGAGAAAAACCAATTCATATCCATTGGCGAACCTCCAAAGCGAAAGGGTTGTTTTTATTTTTGCTACACCACCTTGGACACCATGTCCGCAAAGACGTGATCATCGAGACTTTTTGGCCAGACAGCGATTACAAAAAAGCCTATGCGCAACTGTATTCAACTGTCTATTTGATCCGAAAAACGCTTACCAGCGTATTCCCTTCCATTCAAATTGACAATTTTGAACAAAGCTACACATTAGAAGTAGGCGACATCCACATTGATTATTTGGAATGGGAAAAGAAATGGAGCCAGCTTCCAGCGCTTTCAGACGGTACACTTTCGGCTTACCTGACATTACTGGATGAATACCGAGGTGATTATTTACGCGAAGAAGATTACCTTTGGGCCGAGAATAAGCGTGAACATTTAAAAAACCTGTGGCGCGAAACGGCGACTGCCGTGGCAATCTACCTTTTCGAGCGGGGCCAATACGAGCAAGCTGCTAGACTAGGCCAAAAAATCCAAGAAATGTACCCATTTCTGGAGGAGAGTTATTTTATGCTCATGAAAATTTACGCTGCGTTAAACGAGCCCTTTTATTTCGAAAGGCAATATAACAAATTGGTCAACATGCTTGATGAAGAATTTGCCATTGACCCCTCCCCTGAACTTATCAAACTACGTGACGAATGCAGAAAACAATTGAGTGAATAA
- a CDS encoding SpaA isopeptide-forming pilin-related protein gives MKNKATAILLIFVLLVQAFIAQLAGAVQVYAQEPEASTFEALASLVDENGEPLTEEATLAAEDQVHVKIDWSLTGHTQQETYHIKLPEQWQPDKIEWKEEGHGDEMVTYSLNGTELTMSFPEQEEAVQASGTVELSAYFSQDAIGEAAEADLVFLVGDTAQVIPVSFQVKEELEQEPVQEEAPASTEEEQVNEEGDTPESEKQAPETEKEVETPVADEEEVAAEEKQEEASKEEQEEASKENEEDVEANDQEAEATEAAEADVVSQAVVGEIEKNIITGIVLRDGDGNLINADENPGNKPALGDDVQIEITWELPNGHGYGSGSTFTFSLPDIFHVYNDVNGELTFGDTTVGSFTLKEDGTVVMTFNEQIEELSNVHGLLNFRTIIREDLVGDVDREVVFDVKDEVVANIPISLQPKAGSDIDKRGQVNRAYNATEIEWTVDFNKQLKTINQAVLKDPIQQRQALKKDSIEVYKLDVQLDGTVKQGERVDPSEYTVTEDPFEIQFGDISSAYRVVFSTEITDEDGTNYANKATLTGKNSEDLSAEASVTTRRGEALAKRNASYDPATQTITWEIHYNYNEKSIKQADAVLVDSFSESHDLIADSIKVERITLDENGNEKEAVNADNYEVTPGQHGFELKFTEDINDAYKITYKTKANERVLEDGKIDNIVKSGGREANGSQGTSQQVLHKGYSNINYKDKTVQWRIDFNRDGYEMKDVFFTDTFTNGGLELERDSFKVLRKGIEVDPSEYTLEETDEGFTLRFHEPISEPHQIVYTTKFHYDELRGDQFRNHVHMKWTTEDGKTWEKEASSGFKPDTYTTNNGFKNGSYNAVTKEITWTVGINYDLKNLTVMNVTDYIKGKQTLVEGSIEVYRAELTGGSNGIRKGEKLEPSEYELELLSDEKPGFHVRFPGERDEAYIIEYKTSVEGELIVDRYDNTATLSSEGREPVDLNAHVTVQHGGSYVEKGGKQNGKVIDWNVAINAGQSKVSEAKVIDQQQANQILLEDSFRLYATTVSGNGQFAKAEELERDKDYTLEINTADDGSQTFVLSFLEDISRPYILEYQSYINASDGEEISNTIKFEGKQITTERTDSSETIKVRLTDGGGSGSGERGSLEVIKVDANSKEVLPGARFTLYDKEGKIALRTVVTGEDGKAIFRNLRYDDYLLKEDSAPDGYVVGIDAETVKVDSKTTTITVENKKITREVALTKVDVDTKQALAGAEFALEKKAGDNWETIEEGLVTNEDGQLVLTELEPGDYRFVETKAPVGYELDNQPIEFTIDDKQTERILLTKDNVIIKGSAVLKKVDAATGEPLEGVSFKLVQDGKTIKEDLVSDKDGFVKVSGLRPGAYELIETTALENYKLDPTPIPFEIEAGQEKELTIGEKENALVTGGIRLTKVDADDNRLALQGAVFALLDEEGNVLREGLETDDSGQLTIEQLAPGNYQLVETKAPVDYELDDTPIPFTIEKSQQETIQVERKVENHLITGAVELKKQDSKDGSVLEGAEFSLYTEDGELVEEGLVTGEDGTVYVEGLKPGKYYFVETQAPAHYQADDTKRPFTIERSQLEKVELIVENVLIPGAATLIKVDEDNENVRLEGAVYTLEDEDGTVIEEGLTTDEEGRIVVTDLPPGVYYFIETKAPEHYQLDNTPIKVEIEKGQQEAIQVKAVNKLVTGSVVLEKHDSESDALLLEGAEFSLVDENGNTVKEGLTTDASGRIVVEGLKPGKYAFVETKAPADYQLDEKPIPFEIVRSQKEALVVEKSNTLIPGAVELVKVNQHDTAETLAGAEFTLLDGEGNVLEEGLTTDEEGKLRVEQLAPGTYQFIETKAPQGFELSSEPLPFVIERSQQETLKVTAFNKLVRGEIELSKIDSDNDAIALKGAEFELRTKTGEVVASGTTNDAGKLVLSDILPGDYVLVETKAPFGYQLDATPIDVTVDRDQKTAVSVTKENTLIPGSVIVEKVDAADQQLLLTGAAFSLLDEAGNVLQENLMTDQHGRLEINNLPPGDYQLVETKAPEHYQLDETPIVFTIEKGQTAAPVITVENTLTPGSVEIVKVDSSDGARLEGAVFTVLTEDGDIVAEGLTTDGSGSVQLDGLAPGKYQLVETKAPADYQLNETPILFEISKGQTERLVLTVENTLIPPGEEPKEPQPPSEPKEPQPPSEPKQPPTEPGDGQTPTGPQNNNGGTGTGKTGQPKAGGGEPSPLLSKGAQPASGGQLPQTGETEMFMLMVAGLLLMAIGALTLVNGRLARKRG, from the coding sequence ATGAAGAACAAAGCTACTGCGATATTGCTTATTTTTGTTTTGCTGGTGCAAGCTTTTATTGCCCAGTTAGCAGGAGCTGTGCAAGTGTATGCACAAGAGCCGGAGGCCAGCACATTTGAAGCTTTGGCTAGCCTTGTTGATGAAAACGGGGAGCCATTAACAGAAGAGGCCACACTAGCAGCGGAAGACCAAGTGCATGTAAAGATTGACTGGTCATTAACCGGACACACACAACAAGAGACATACCACATAAAGTTGCCAGAGCAATGGCAGCCAGACAAGATTGAATGGAAAGAAGAAGGACATGGAGACGAGATGGTTACATACTCGCTAAATGGAACAGAACTGACCATGTCTTTCCCGGAGCAAGAGGAAGCTGTACAGGCAAGCGGCACGGTTGAACTTTCTGCTTATTTTTCGCAAGACGCAATTGGTGAAGCCGCGGAAGCCGATCTTGTGTTTCTAGTTGGAGACACAGCGCAAGTCATTCCAGTGTCTTTTCAAGTAAAGGAAGAACTTGAACAGGAGCCTGTACAAGAAGAGGCGCCAGCGTCTACTGAAGAGGAACAAGTGAACGAGGAAGGCGATACGCCTGAATCGGAAAAGCAAGCACCAGAAACGGAAAAAGAAGTGGAAACGCCAGTGGCAGACGAGGAAGAAGTCGCTGCTGAAGAAAAGCAAGAGGAAGCAAGTAAGGAAGAACAAGAAGAAGCAAGTAAGGAAAATGAAGAAGACGTAGAGGCGAATGATCAAGAGGCGGAAGCTACAGAAGCAGCGGAAGCCGATGTAGTAAGCCAGGCAGTTGTCGGGGAAATCGAGAAAAATATTATTACAGGCATCGTCCTTAGGGATGGGGACGGCAATTTGATCAACGCTGATGAAAATCCAGGAAACAAGCCAGCGCTCGGTGATGATGTTCAAATCGAAATCACCTGGGAGCTTCCAAATGGCCATGGGTATGGAAGTGGCTCGACATTTACGTTTTCCTTGCCAGACATTTTCCACGTTTACAATGACGTAAATGGTGAGCTCACATTTGGAGATACAACCGTCGGTTCTTTTACGTTAAAAGAAGATGGCACGGTTGTTATGACATTCAACGAACAAATCGAGGAATTATCGAATGTCCATGGGCTGCTAAACTTTCGGACGATTATTCGTGAGGACCTTGTAGGCGACGTCGATCGTGAAGTCGTGTTTGACGTCAAAGATGAAGTGGTGGCCAACATCCCAATTTCGCTCCAACCGAAGGCAGGATCGGACATCGATAAACGGGGGCAAGTGAACCGTGCCTACAATGCAACAGAAATTGAGTGGACTGTCGATTTCAACAAACAGTTAAAAACGATCAATCAAGCTGTGCTGAAAGACCCGATTCAACAGCGCCAAGCATTGAAAAAGGATTCAATTGAAGTCTATAAACTGGATGTCCAGCTTGACGGCACTGTTAAGCAAGGCGAGCGGGTAGACCCGAGCGAGTATACGGTCACAGAAGACCCGTTTGAAATTCAGTTTGGCGATATTTCTTCTGCTTATCGGGTCGTGTTTTCAACAGAGATTACCGATGAAGACGGCACGAACTATGCCAATAAAGCGACATTAACAGGCAAGAATAGCGAGGATCTGTCGGCAGAAGCGAGTGTGACAACAAGACGCGGTGAGGCGCTAGCAAAGCGCAATGCAAGCTACGATCCAGCTACACAAACGATTACGTGGGAAATCCATTATAATTACAACGAAAAATCGATTAAACAAGCAGATGCTGTGTTGGTCGACTCGTTTAGCGAAAGCCACGATTTGATTGCCGATTCAATTAAAGTGGAGCGCATTACCCTTGATGAGAACGGCAACGAAAAAGAAGCAGTGAACGCAGACAATTATGAAGTAACGCCAGGGCAACATGGTTTTGAGCTGAAGTTTACAGAAGACATCAACGATGCCTACAAGATTACGTATAAGACGAAAGCGAATGAACGGGTCTTGGAAGATGGCAAGATTGATAACATTGTTAAATCAGGTGGAAGAGAAGCAAATGGAAGCCAAGGAACGAGCCAGCAAGTGCTCCATAAAGGTTATTCCAACATCAACTACAAAGACAAAACGGTCCAATGGCGCATTGACTTTAACCGTGATGGCTATGAAATGAAAGACGTGTTCTTTACCGATACGTTTACGAACGGCGGGTTAGAGCTAGAAAGAGATTCGTTTAAAGTGTTGCGGAAAGGGATAGAAGTCGACCCATCGGAATATACGTTGGAAGAGACAGATGAAGGCTTTACGCTCCGCTTTCATGAACCGATTTCTGAACCACATCAGATCGTGTATACAACGAAGTTCCATTATGACGAGTTGAGAGGTGACCAATTCCGAAACCACGTTCATATGAAGTGGACAACGGAAGATGGAAAAACGTGGGAAAAAGAGGCATCTTCAGGTTTCAAACCGGACACATATACAACGAACAACGGCTTTAAAAATGGTTCTTATAATGCGGTGACGAAAGAAATCACATGGACGGTCGGCATTAACTACGACTTAAAGAACTTGACGGTGATGAATGTCACAGATTACATCAAAGGAAAGCAAACGCTTGTCGAAGGGTCGATCGAAGTGTATCGAGCTGAATTGACCGGCGGCAGCAATGGCATTAGAAAAGGCGAAAAGCTGGAGCCGAGCGAATATGAACTAGAATTGCTTTCTGATGAGAAGCCTGGATTCCATGTACGTTTTCCAGGAGAACGCGATGAAGCTTATATCATTGAATACAAAACAAGTGTGGAAGGCGAGTTGATCGTCGACCGCTATGACAACACCGCTACCCTTAGCAGCGAAGGGCGTGAGCCAGTTGATTTGAACGCCCATGTGACCGTTCAGCATGGCGGCAGCTATGTTGAAAAAGGTGGTAAACAGAATGGCAAAGTCATTGATTGGAACGTTGCCATTAACGCCGGCCAATCAAAAGTATCCGAGGCAAAAGTCATCGACCAACAGCAAGCGAATCAAATCCTGCTTGAAGACTCGTTCCGCCTGTATGCGACAACGGTCAGCGGAAACGGGCAGTTTGCAAAAGCAGAAGAGCTAGAGCGTGACAAAGACTATACACTCGAGATCAACACAGCTGATGACGGATCGCAAACGTTTGTCCTATCCTTCTTAGAAGACATCAGCAGGCCGTATATCCTCGAATACCAGTCTTACATCAATGCAAGCGATGGCGAAGAAATCAGCAATACGATTAAATTTGAAGGCAAACAAATCACAACTGAAAGAACGGACTCAAGTGAAACGATCAAAGTCCGTCTCACTGACGGTGGTGGCAGTGGCTCAGGGGAACGCGGCAGTCTTGAAGTCATCAAAGTCGACGCCAACAGCAAAGAAGTGTTGCCTGGTGCACGCTTTACGCTGTATGACAAGGAAGGCAAAATTGCTTTGCGCACCGTTGTGACAGGGGAAGACGGCAAGGCGATATTCCGGAACTTGCGCTATGACGATTACTTGTTAAAAGAAGACAGTGCCCCTGACGGCTATGTTGTCGGCATCGATGCTGAAACCGTAAAAGTTGACAGCAAAACGACAACAATCACGGTGGAAAACAAGAAAATCACCCGTGAAGTTGCGTTAACCAAAGTCGATGTAGACACAAAACAAGCGCTAGCTGGCGCGGAGTTTGCATTAGAGAAAAAAGCAGGCGACAATTGGGAGACAATTGAGGAAGGGCTTGTTACGAACGAAGACGGCCAACTTGTATTAACCGAATTGGAACCTGGTGACTACCGGTTTGTGGAAACGAAAGCGCCTGTCGGTTATGAACTTGACAATCAGCCAATCGAATTCACGATTGACGACAAACAGACAGAACGAATCCTTTTAACAAAAGACAATGTCATCATCAAAGGCAGCGCTGTTTTGAAAAAAGTCGACGCAGCCACTGGTGAACCACTTGAAGGAGTATCCTTTAAACTCGTCCAAGACGGGAAGACAATAAAAGAAGATCTTGTCAGTGACAAAGATGGCTTCGTAAAAGTAAGCGGCCTTCGCCCAGGAGCCTATGAACTGATCGAAACAACAGCGTTAGAAAATTATAAGCTAGACCCAACGCCGATTCCGTTTGAAATCGAAGCGGGCCAAGAGAAAGAACTTACTATTGGCGAGAAAGAGAACGCCCTGGTCACAGGCGGCATACGTTTGACAAAAGTCGATGCCGATGACAATCGCCTTGCCCTGCAAGGAGCCGTGTTTGCCCTTCTTGATGAAGAAGGCAATGTCTTAAGGGAAGGGCTGGAAACAGATGACTCTGGCCAGTTGACGATTGAGCAGCTTGCTCCTGGCAACTACCAGCTTGTCGAAACAAAAGCACCTGTTGATTATGAACTCGATGACACGCCAATTCCTTTTACAATCGAGAAAAGCCAACAGGAAACGATTCAAGTTGAAAGAAAGGTCGAAAACCACTTAATCACAGGAGCAGTCGAACTGAAAAAACAAGATAGCAAAGACGGCTCAGTTTTAGAAGGAGCGGAGTTCTCCCTCTATACAGAAGACGGTGAACTTGTGGAAGAAGGCCTCGTTACTGGTGAGGATGGGACAGTGTATGTCGAAGGCTTGAAGCCAGGCAAGTATTACTTTGTCGAGACACAAGCACCTGCCCATTACCAAGCTGACGATACAAAGCGTCCTTTTACAATTGAACGGAGCCAGCTTGAAAAAGTAGAGCTAATCGTCGAAAACGTGCTCATCCCAGGTGCGGCCACGTTAATCAAAGTCGACGAAGACAATGAAAACGTCCGTCTAGAGGGTGCCGTTTATACCCTTGAAGATGAAGACGGAACGGTCATTGAAGAAGGGTTAACTACGGATGAAGAAGGGCGCATTGTCGTCACTGACTTGCCTCCTGGTGTTTACTATTTTATTGAAACGAAAGCGCCTGAGCATTATCAGTTAGACAATACGCCAATCAAAGTTGAGATCGAAAAGGGCCAACAAGAGGCGATTCAAGTCAAAGCGGTGAATAAACTCGTCACAGGCAGCGTGGTGCTTGAAAAGCATGACAGCGAAAGCGATGCGCTGTTGTTAGAAGGGGCGGAGTTCTCGCTTGTTGACGAAAATGGCAACACGGTCAAAGAGGGGCTCACGACAGACGCAAGCGGCCGTATTGTTGTTGAAGGATTAAAACCAGGCAAATATGCATTTGTGGAAACAAAAGCGCCTGCCGATTATCAGTTAGACGAAAAGCCAATTCCGTTCGAGATTGTTCGCAGCCAAAAAGAAGCACTGGTTGTAGAAAAGAGCAACACGTTAATACCGGGTGCTGTTGAATTGGTGAAAGTCAATCAACACGATACAGCCGAGACATTAGCGGGTGCTGAATTTACGTTGCTTGATGGCGAAGGGAATGTCTTAGAAGAAGGGCTAACTACAGACGAAGAAGGCAAGCTGCGCGTTGAACAACTTGCCCCAGGCACGTATCAATTTATCGAAACGAAAGCGCCACAAGGCTTTGAATTGTCAAGTGAACCGCTGCCGTTTGTCATTGAACGGAGCCAGCAAGAAACGCTAAAAGTTACGGCGTTCAACAAGTTGGTTCGCGGTGAAATCGAGTTGAGCAAGATTGACAGTGACAATGACGCAATTGCTTTAAAAGGGGCCGAGTTTGAACTGCGGACCAAAACAGGCGAAGTCGTTGCTTCTGGCACAACCAATGATGCAGGCAAACTTGTCCTAAGTGACATTTTGCCAGGGGACTATGTACTTGTCGAAACGAAAGCACCTTTTGGCTATCAACTTGATGCCACACCGATCGATGTAACGGTTGATCGTGACCAAAAAACAGCTGTTTCTGTCACAAAAGAAAACACGCTTATTCCTGGTTCGGTCATTGTGGAAAAAGTGGACGCAGCTGACCAACAATTGTTGTTAACAGGAGCCGCGTTTAGCCTTCTGGATGAAGCGGGGAATGTATTGCAAGAGAACCTTATGACTGACCAACATGGAAGACTGGAAATAAACAACCTGCCGCCAGGGGATTATCAACTTGTCGAAACAAAAGCGCCTGAGCATTATCAGTTAGACGAAACGCCGATTGTGTTTACGATTGAGAAAGGCCAAACTGCCGCGCCAGTGATAACAGTTGAAAACACGCTCACGCCAGGAAGCGTCGAAATTGTGAAGGTTGACAGCAGCGATGGTGCACGTTTGGAAGGAGCCGTCTTTACCGTGCTAACAGAGGATGGCGACATCGTTGCAGAAGGGCTGACAACCGATGGATCAGGCAGCGTACAGCTTGATGGCTTAGCGCCAGGCAAGTACCAACTTGTTGAAACAAAGGCGCCAGCTGACTACCAGCTAAACGAAACGCCGATTCTGTTTGAAATTAGCAAGGGCCAAACAGAACGGCTTGTGCTAACGGTTGAAAATACTCTCATCCCACCAGGTGAAGAGCCAAAAGAACCACAGCCGCCTAGCGAGCCAAAAGAACCACAACCGCCTAGCGAGCCGAAGCAGCCACCGACAGAACCAGGCGATGGCCAAACGCCAACTGGGCCACAAAACAATAACGGCGGCACAGGAACAGGCAAGACAGGGCAACCAAAAGCAGGTGGCGGTGAGCCAAGTCCGCTGCTTTCAAAAGGAGCACAGCCTGCTTCAGGGGGACAATTGCCACAAACAGGCGAAACCGAGATGTTCATGTTGATGGTTGCCGGATTGTTGTTGATGGCGATTGGCGCTCTTACACTAGTGAACGGACGTTTGGCAAGAAAAAGGGGATAG